One window of the Pseudofrankia sp. DC12 genome contains the following:
- the orn gene encoding oligoribonuclease, with the protein MDRLVWIDCEMTGLDPASDVLLEVACLVTDGELNVVGDGVDLVISAPDAVLDTMVPVVQDMHAASGLTEAVRASTLTVAEAERQILAYVRTLVPENRRAPLCGNSIATDRTFLARYMPELDDYLHYRMIDVSSVKELARRWFPRAYYAAPAKRGGHRALADIRESIEELRYYRRTVFVGAPGPTTDEARAAATETRAESDAELAAASSLNGSAHDTTPSIPGATATADPTSD; encoded by the coding sequence ATGGACCGCCTGGTTTGGATTGACTGCGAGATGACTGGCCTCGACCCGGCCTCGGACGTGCTGCTGGAGGTCGCCTGCCTGGTGACCGACGGGGAGCTCAATGTCGTCGGCGACGGGGTCGACCTGGTCATCTCGGCGCCGGACGCGGTTCTCGACACGATGGTGCCGGTGGTCCAGGACATGCACGCGGCCTCGGGCCTGACCGAGGCCGTCCGCGCCTCCACGCTCACTGTCGCCGAGGCCGAGCGGCAGATCCTCGCCTACGTCCGCACCCTTGTGCCGGAGAACCGGCGGGCGCCGCTGTGCGGGAACTCGATCGCCACCGACCGCACGTTTCTCGCCCGCTACATGCCCGAGCTCGACGACTACCTGCACTACCGGATGATCGACGTCTCGTCGGTCAAGGAGCTGGCCCGGCGCTGGTTCCCGCGCGCCTATTACGCCGCCCCCGCCAAGCGCGGCGGGCACCGTGCCCTCGCCGACATCCGGGAGAGCATTGAGGAGCTGCGCTACTATCGCCGCACCGTCTTTGTCGGCGCACCCGGCCCCACGACCGACGAGGCGCGTGCGGCGGCCACCGAGACCCGGGCCGAATCCGACGCGGAACTGGCGGCGGCATCGTCGCTCAACGGCAGCGCCCACGACACGACGCCCTCGATCCCCGGAGCGACCGCGACAGCGGACCCGACCTCTGACTGA
- a CDS encoding ferric iron reductase, giving the protein MGGVRDYAGELGARFGPYFALDPLPDGEVPPGWVVLADLADPATGAFDRRVRSVRAALAGARSAPPDAVEERVAVSVAQLGLCARLVAPALALTVLTGQPPSLDPRRLYWRDVLGGPFPLALGGPPEITAGDAAASKGPERLATGFAAGTLAPVITPIVEAVARGYPVSEKVLWGNVASAVAGAAKMIGLAEPALAEPAWRVVDDLCGGAGGPLVTAGGRVGPARFRRRSCCLIYRLAEGAGRPVCEDCVLGPGPSAPGRAPT; this is encoded by the coding sequence ATGGGCGGCGTGCGGGACTACGCCGGCGAGCTGGGAGCGCGGTTCGGGCCGTACTTCGCGCTGGACCCGCTCCCGGATGGCGAGGTTCCGCCCGGCTGGGTGGTCCTCGCCGACCTCGCCGATCCCGCGACCGGCGCCTTCGACCGGCGGGTCCGCTCGGTCCGCGCGGCGCTCGCCGGCGCTCGGTCCGCGCCGCCCGACGCCGTCGAGGAACGGGTGGCCGTGTCGGTCGCCCAGCTCGGCCTGTGCGCCCGGCTGGTCGCGCCGGCGCTCGCGCTGACCGTGCTCACCGGCCAGCCGCCGTCGTTGGACCCACGCAGGCTCTATTGGCGGGACGTCCTCGGTGGCCCGTTCCCCCTCGCGCTCGGTGGCCCGCCGGAGATCACCGCGGGCGATGCCGCGGCATCCAAGGGGCCAGAGCGCCTGGCCACGGGGTTCGCGGCCGGGACGCTGGCCCCGGTCATCACGCCCATCGTCGAGGCCGTCGCGCGCGGCTACCCGGTGTCGGAGAAGGTGCTGTGGGGCAACGTCGCCTCGGCCGTGGCCGGCGCGGCGAAGATGATCGGCCTCGCCGAGCCGGCCTTGGCCGAGCCGGCCTGGCGGGTCGTCGACGACCTGTGCGGTGGTGCCGGCGGCCCGTTGGTGACCGCGGGCGGACGGGTCGGCCCCGCCCGGTTCCGCCGGCGCAGCTGCTGTCTGATCTACCGGCTGGCCGAGGGCGCCGGCCGGCCGGTGTGTGAGGACTGCGTGCTGGGCCCGGGACCCTCGGCACCCGGCCGCGCGCCGACGTGA
- a CDS encoding DUF1697 domain-containing protein has product MTTYAALLRGINVAGHANVAMADLHAVFAGLGFAGISTYLRSGNVLFGTEAPPAALAADIEARLNREIGVRTTVLLRTRDELAALPAANPFLGRQDDPTKLHVTFLAEEPGRSRAASLAALAGEGEEVSVVGRDVYLHCPHGYGRTKLNNTNIEKKLAVTGTTRNWRTVVALRDLTCAV; this is encoded by the coding sequence GTGACCACCTACGCGGCGCTGTTGCGGGGGATCAACGTGGCCGGGCACGCGAACGTCGCGATGGCGGACCTGCACGCCGTCTTCGCCGGCCTCGGGTTCGCCGGCATCTCCACCTACCTGCGGTCCGGCAACGTGCTGTTCGGCACCGAGGCGCCGCCCGCCGCGCTGGCCGCGGACATCGAGGCCCGCCTGAACCGGGAGATCGGTGTCCGGACCACCGTCCTGCTGCGCACCCGCGACGAGCTGGCCGCGCTCCCCGCCGCGAACCCGTTCCTCGGCCGGCAGGACGATCCGACCAAGCTGCACGTCACCTTCCTCGCCGAGGAGCCGGGCCGGAGCCGGGCCGCCAGCCTCGCGGCCCTCGCCGGCGAGGGCGAGGAGGTCTCGGTCGTCGGGCGGGACGTCTACCTGCACTGCCCGCACGGCTACGGGCGCACGAAGCTCAACAACACGAACATCGAGAAGAAGCTCGCGGTCACCGGGACCACCCGCAACTGGCGGACCGTTGTGGCGCTGCGCGACCTGACCTGCGCCGTCTGA
- a CDS encoding aldehyde dehydrogenase family protein, with the protein MVTAAGARRATSTIAGDKPAGGVESTASRRLRLKPGTGWNDVLARAEAAAPEAFRDGRLLNLWGGSWRPTGVPLSSAVSPVDGSPIAGPPMIELGEAREAIGAAQADHRAWREVPLAERRARVAATVEALETHRDTLAQLLVWEIGKPWRLARTDVDRAIDGVRWYLDEIGGMVAGRTSLPGPVSNIASWNYPMSVLMHTMLVQVLAGNAAIAKTPTDGGAACLTLACALAHQAGLPVSLVSGPGSRLSGALVRAPEIGALAFVGGRSAGGQVAAALVDTGKRHFLEQEGLNAWGIWEFSQWGLLAGHLRKGFEYAKQRCTAYPRYVVQRQLFDEFLKMYLPVVESIRFGHPLAVAAADEELPELDFGPLINSVKAAELASRVDEAIAKGGVPLYRGSLADGRFLPGQDTAAYATPTAILSPPTSCALHHAEPFGPVDTIVLVDSEAELLAAMNASNGALVASLACDDEDKARRMSAELAAFKIGINKPRSRGDRDEPFGGRGASWKGAFVGGEHLVHAVTVGADPHEHLYGNFPSYSRYPET; encoded by the coding sequence ATGGTTACCGCCGCCGGCGCACGTCGCGCCACCAGCACCATCGCCGGTGACAAGCCTGCCGGCGGGGTTGAATCCACCGCGAGCCGTCGCCTGCGCCTGAAGCCTGGGACTGGCTGGAACGACGTCCTTGCCCGCGCCGAGGCCGCCGCGCCCGAGGCGTTCCGTGACGGCCGGCTGCTCAACCTCTGGGGTGGCAGCTGGCGCCCGACCGGCGTCCCGCTGTCGAGCGCCGTCTCGCCCGTCGACGGCAGCCCGATCGCCGGTCCGCCGATGATCGAGCTCGGCGAGGCCCGGGAGGCGATCGGCGCCGCCCAGGCCGACCACCGAGCCTGGCGGGAGGTGCCGCTGGCCGAACGGCGTGCCCGGGTGGCCGCGACGGTCGAGGCCCTCGAGACCCACCGGGACACGCTGGCGCAGCTGCTCGTCTGGGAGATCGGCAAGCCGTGGCGGCTGGCCAGGACCGACGTCGACCGGGCGATCGACGGCGTCCGCTGGTACCTCGACGAGATCGGCGGGATGGTAGCCGGCCGCACCTCGCTGCCCGGGCCGGTCAGCAACATCGCCAGCTGGAACTATCCGATGAGCGTGCTCATGCACACCATGCTCGTGCAGGTCCTCGCCGGCAACGCCGCGATCGCCAAGACGCCGACCGACGGCGGCGCCGCCTGCCTGACGCTGGCCTGCGCGCTGGCCCACCAGGCCGGACTTCCGGTCTCGCTCGTGTCCGGCCCCGGCTCGCGGCTGTCCGGCGCGCTGGTCCGGGCCCCCGAGATCGGCGCGCTCGCCTTCGTCGGCGGCCGCTCGGCCGGCGGCCAGGTCGCGGCCGCGCTCGTCGACACAGGCAAGCGGCACTTCCTCGAGCAGGAGGGCCTCAACGCCTGGGGGATCTGGGAGTTCTCGCAGTGGGGCCTGCTGGCCGGCCACCTGCGCAAGGGCTTCGAGTACGCCAAGCAGCGCTGCACGGCCTATCCGCGCTACGTGGTGCAGCGCCAGCTGTTCGACGAGTTCCTGAAGATGTACCTGCCGGTCGTCGAGTCGATCCGGTTCGGGCACCCGCTGGCGGTCGCCGCCGCCGACGAGGAGCTACCCGAGCTGGACTTCGGCCCACTGATCAACTCGGTGAAGGCCGCCGAGCTCGCCAGCCGGGTCGACGAGGCGATCGCGAAGGGCGGCGTCCCGCTGTACCGGGGCAGCCTGGCGGACGGCCGGTTCCTCCCCGGCCAGGACACCGCCGCCTACGCGACGCCGACGGCCATCCTGTCCCCGCCGACCTCGTGCGCGCTGCACCACGCCGAGCCTTTCGGGCCAGTTGACACGATCGTGCTGGTCGACTCGGAGGCCGAGCTGCTGGCCGCGATGAACGCCTCGAACGGCGCGCTGGTCGCCTCACTCGCCTGTGACGACGAGGACAAGGCCAGGCGGATGTCCGCGGAGCTGGCCGCTTTCAAGATCGGAATCAACAAGCCCCGGTCCCGGGGTGACCGCGACGAGCCGTTCGGCGGCCGGGGCGCCTCCTGGAAGGGCGCCTTCGTCGGCGGCGAACACCTCGTCCACGCTGTCACCGTCGGCGCCGACCCCCACGAACACCTCTACGGCAACTTCCCCTCGTATTCGCGCTACCCGGAGACGTAA
- a CDS encoding ribokinase, whose product MAEREQTAGWPGGRVVVIGSINMDVVVTVERMPLPGETVAGGSVHQLPGGKGANQAVAARRLGAPTTLVGAVGADGFGAVLSGFLGAERIDTSLIRTEHGPSGTALITVASGGENTVIVVAGANGSVSPARVAEATIRAGDVLLLQDEIPGETNEAAAFAARAAGARTVLNLAPFRPPSPGLLAATDVLILNETEFAELVEVPRAGAEAIAERLRTGLTASNGQPVGDLVVTLGAQGALARIGGEVLALPGRRGPVVDTTGAGDCFCGAFGASLAAGLPATAALARANAAAGLAVGRFGAGPAMPTATEVDAALSAV is encoded by the coding sequence GTGGCTGAGCGCGAACAGACCGCCGGGTGGCCGGGCGGGCGGGTGGTCGTGATTGGTTCGATCAACATGGACGTCGTCGTCACCGTGGAGCGGATGCCGCTGCCCGGCGAGACGGTCGCCGGCGGCTCGGTGCACCAGCTGCCCGGCGGCAAGGGCGCGAACCAGGCCGTCGCCGCCCGCCGGCTCGGCGCCCCCACGACGCTGGTGGGCGCGGTGGGGGCCGACGGCTTCGGCGCGGTGCTCTCAGGATTCCTGGGCGCGGAGCGGATCGACACCTCGTTAATCCGCACGGAGCACGGACCGTCGGGCACGGCCCTGATCACGGTCGCCAGCGGCGGCGAGAACACCGTGATCGTGGTGGCCGGGGCGAACGGTTCGGTCAGCCCGGCCCGGGTGGCCGAGGCGACGATCCGGGCCGGGGACGTGCTGCTGCTGCAGGACGAGATCCCTGGCGAGACCAACGAGGCCGCCGCCTTCGCGGCCAGGGCCGCCGGTGCGCGCACGGTCCTCAACCTCGCGCCGTTCCGGCCGCCGAGCCCCGGGCTGCTGGCCGCGACCGACGTGCTGATCCTCAACGAGACCGAGTTCGCCGAGCTGGTCGAGGTCCCGCGCGCCGGGGCCGAGGCGATCGCCGAACGGCTGCGCACCGGGCTGACCGCGTCGAACGGCCAGCCGGTCGGCGACCTCGTGGTGACCCTCGGCGCGCAGGGCGCGCTGGCCCGGATCGGCGGCGAGGTGCTGGCCCTGCCCGGCCGGCGCGGGCCGGTGGTCGACACGACCGGCGCCGGCGACTGCTTCTGCGGCGCGTTCGGCGCCTCGCTGGCCGCCGGGCTGCCCGCCACCGCGGCCCTGGCGCGAGCCAACGCGGCCGCTGGCCTCGCTGTCGGCCGTTTCGGCGCCGGACCCGCCATGCCCACGGCGACCGAGGTCGACGCCGCACTCAGCGCGGTCTGA